In Carassius auratus strain Wakin unplaced genomic scaffold, ASM336829v1 scaf_tig00022679, whole genome shotgun sequence, a genomic segment contains:
- the LOC113077461 gene encoding monofunctional C1-tetrahydrofolate synthase, mitochondrial-like yields the protein MRLSLAFRHAHRSHAGIRRSGAGVKVLNSENRFIPVNSTVSYLQAREASSTSGTSETVLSFKSHPRKNDGPLYESAVGGLVQRSREELEAIRETNPGLKPTLAIIQTGEDDRLLEVNKKMAGKIGLNVMQICLSHQCREEEVIEEILRLNEDARVHGIFLHLPQSFLSKSVRNAIKPQKDVDGVSDLNVGRVVLGDQRDGFASPVAGAVLEMLARHDAPLVGKMAVLLGLEGPLKATLQFLLQNNGVMVQTCQWSSKHLQKRIMDSDVVVFLETGHKGLPPTWLRPGMAVINLSSALMEEQPDSWEHRAEAEAESSAGVGSLSAALRMQHVVRSSRRWTQEQQYQPWRLRPLKLQPLSPVPSDIEISRAQTPKPISQLAQEIGLLPEELEAYGNTKAKVHLSLLNRLQHQHNGKYVLVAGITPTPLGEGKSTVTIGLVQALSAHLKLNSFACLRQPSQGPTFGVKGGAAGGGYAQVIPMEEFNLHLTGDIHAITAANNLVAAAIDARILHEATQSDRALYSRLVPSVNGVRCFSPIQMARLQRLGINKTDPSDLTPEEVRAFVRLDLDPEKVTWQRVVDTNDRFLRKITVGQANTEKGHARQTQFDIAVASEIMAILALTDGLADMRARLGRMVVGSSRNGQPITADDLGVTGALAVLMKDAIKPTLMQTLEGTPVFVHAGPFANIAHGNSSVLADKLALKLVGEEGYVVTEAGFGADIGMEKFFNIKCRTSGLTPDVVVLVATVRALKMHGGGPNVTAGVPLPKEYISENLQLVADGCCNLKKQIQIAHLFGVPVVVALNVFKTDTQAEIDMVCRIAEASGASAAVQCHHWSRGGRGSVELAHAVKEVASQKNHFQFLYNLQDPIVEKIRTIAQKVYGADDIELSPEAQAKIDYYNQQGFGALPICMAKTHLSLSHMPEKKGVPTGFILPIRDIRASIGAGFIYPLVGTVSNYPQNLM from the exons ATGAGGCTGTCGCTCGCTTTTCGCCATGCACATCGGAGCCACGCCGGCATACGACGATCAGGAGCGGGTGTCAAAGTTTTAAACTCGGAGAACAGATTCATACCTGTTAATAGCACGGTTTCTTATCTACAGGCTCGGGAAGCAAGTTCGACCAGCGGTACGAGTGAAACGGTATTGAGTTTTAAAAGTCATCCACGAAAAAACGATGGACCGTTGTATGAAAGTGCTGTTGG TGGCCTTGTTCAGAGGAGCAGAGAGGAGCTTGAAGCTATCAGAGAAACCAACCCAGGCCTCAAACCTACACTGGCTATCATACAG ACTGGTGAAGATGACCGTCTGCTGGAGGTGAATAAGAAGATGGCTGGAAAG ATCGGCTTGAATGTTATGCAGATTTGTCTTTCACACCAGTGCAGAGAGGAAGAG GTGATCGAGGAGATCTTGAGATTAAATGAGGATGCTCGTGTTCATGGCATTTTTTTGCACCTTCCTCAGTCCTTTCTCTCAAAAAGTGTCCGTAATGCTATCAAGCCACAGAAAGATGTGGATGG GGTCTCTGATCTTAATGTTGGCCGTGTGGTGCTGGGGGATCAGAGAGATGGCTTTGCCTCACCTGTAGCTGGAGCTGTGCTGGAAATGCTTGCTAGGCATG ACGCCCCATTGGTTGGAAAGATGGCAGTGCTGCTGGGTCTTGAGGGACCCCTGAAGGCAACGCTTCAGTTTTTGCTGCAAAACAATGGTGTGATGGTGCAGACCTGCCAGTGGAGCTCAAAGCACTTGCAGAAACGG ATCATGGATTCGGATGTGGTGGTATTCTTAGAAACTGGCCACAAGGGTCTGCCACCCACTTGGTTAAGACCGGGGATGGCAGTCATTAACCTCAGCTCAGCCCTAATGGAAG AGCAACCTGACAGTTGGGAGCACAGAGCtgaagctgaagctgaatctAGTGCTGGAGTTGGGTCTCTTAGTGCTGCGCTTAGAATGCAG CATGTAGTGAGGAGCAgcaggaggtggacacaagaacAGCAGTACCAGCCATGGAGGCTCCGCCCACTAAAACTTCAACCCCTGTCACCTGTGCCTAG TGATATAGAGATCTCCAGGGCACAGACTCCCAAACCCATATCCCAGCTGGCTCAGGAGATTGGGCTGCTTCCAGAGGAGCTGGAGGCCTATGGAAACACCAAAGCCAAAGTCCATTTGTCCCTTCTCAACCGCCTCCAACATCAGCATAACGGCAAATATGTCCTGGTGGCAGG TATAACTCCCACTCCTCTGGGTGAAGGGAAGAGTACAGTGACCATAGGTCTTGTCCAGGCCCTCTCCGCTCATCTCAAGCTCAACTCTTTCGCTTGCCTGCGACAGCCTTCCCAGGGCCCAACGTTTGGTGTCAaag GAGGAGCGGCGGGTGGAGGATATGCACAGGTCATTCCTATGGAGGAG TTTAATCTCCACCTGACAGGAGACATCCACGCTATAACAGCAGCCAATAATCTAGTGGCGGCAGCTatcgatgcccgcattctccatgAAGCTACTCAATCAGACAGG GCCCTGTACAGCAGACTAGTGCCATCTGTTAACGGTGTGAGATGCTTCTCTCCTATACAGATGGCTCGCCTACAG CGTCTTGGAATAAACAAAACTGACCCCAGTGACCTCACACCAGAAGAGGTCAGGGCGTTTGTCCGTCTTGACCTTGACCCTGAGAAGGTCACATGGCAGAGAG TTGTTGATACCAACGACAGATTTCTGCGCAAGATCACTGTTGGTCAGGCCAACACAGAAAAAGGCCATGCTCGCCAG ACCCAGTTTGATATTGCGGTGGCCAGTGAGATCATGGCTATCCTTGCTCTAACAGATGGACTGGCTGATATGCGAGCAAGGCTGGGACGTATGGTTGTGGGCAGCAGCAGAAACGGCCAGCCGATCACTGCAGATGActtg GGTGTAACCGGGGCTTTGGCAGTCCTCATGAAAGATGCTATCAAACCCACACTGATGCAGACACTGGAG GGCACTCCAGTGTTTGTGCATGCTGGACCTTTCGCCAACATCGCCCATGGAAACTCCTCTGTCTTGGCAGACAAGTTGGCTCTTAAACTAGTTGGAGAAGAGGGTTATGTTG TGACGGAGGCTGGCTTTGGTGCTGACATTGGCATGGagaagttcttcaacattaagtGTCGGACGTCTGGGCTCACACCTGATGTTGTGGTGCTGGTAGCCACAGTTCGGGCTCTGAAGATGCATGGAGGTGGACcaaat GTTACAGCTGGTGTACCACTGCCTAAAGAATATATCAGTGAG AATTTGCAGCTGGTTGCAGATGGCTGTTGTAACCTAAAGAAACAGATTCAGATCGCTCATCTCTTTGGAGTCCCTGTGGTCGTTGCTCTGAATGTCTTCAA GACTGACACTCAAGCAGAGATCGACATGGTGTGTCGCATCGCAGAGGCTTCTGGGGCTTCAGCTGCTGTGCAGTGTCATCATTGGTCCAGAGGTGGACGGGGCTCTGTGGAGCTGGCACATGCAGTGAAGGAAGTTGCATCTCAGAAGAACCATTTCCAGTTCCTCTACAATCTCCAG gatCCTATTGTAGAGAAAATTCGGACTATTGCACAGAAGGTTTATGGTGCTGATGATATTGAGCTTTCACCTGAGGCTCAAGCTAAGATAGACTACTACAATCAACAG GGTTTTGGTGCTCTTCCCATCTGCATGGCTAAGACccacctgtctctctctcataTGCCGGAGAAAAAAGGTGTTCCCACTGGTTTTATCCTGCCAATCAGAGACATTCGTGCCAGCATCGGGGCAGGGTTTATCTACCCTTTAGTTGGAACTGTAAGTAATTATCCTCAAAATCTGATGTAA
- the LOC113077466 gene encoding syntaxin-11-like, translated as MRDRLGHLQAVSLSNGPAAEHETAQALSPSGNTDYDDPPQDPNTNPDLEAVFDEALEARRQIQYIRLEVKRLSDQNTHIFTGSVCSSASNTNDSNAIAADIKTRGQEMLVHLRKMDSHRKELEEKYGINSPVTRIARTQYASISNSFRDAMVEYNEAEMSHRESCKAYIQRQMEIVGREVTGDQIEEMLESGHWNVFSENMVSEGKTARSALIQIESRHTELLQLERRIQSLHEVFLDVAMLVEEQRSMIDYIHTNVQSTEVEVRDVLVKLERAKRHDRSNPFKKMFFWKR; from the coding sequence ATGAGGGACAGACTTGGCCATCTCCAGGCAGTATCACTGTCTAATGGCCCTGCAGCAGAGCATGAAACTGCCCAAGCTCTCTCTCCATCAGGAAACACAGACTATGATGACCCTCCTCAGGACCCCAACACCAACCCTGACCTGGAAGCTGTCTTTGATGAGGCACTGGAGGCTCGCCGTCAGATTCAGTACATTCGCCTGGAAGTAAAGCGTCTCAGtgatcaaaacacacacatttttacaggCTCAGTTTGCTCTAGTGCTTCTAATACCAATGACTCCAATGCTATTGCAGCTGACATCAAAACTCGTGGACAGGAGATGCTTGTGCACCTTCGCAAGATGGATTCCCACAGGAAAGAGTTAGAGGAAAAGTATGGCATCAATTCCCCTGTGACAAGAATCGCCCGAACACAGTACGCCAGCATAAGCAACAGTTTCCGTGATGCCATGGTGGAGTACAATGAGGCTGAGATGAGCCATAGAGAGTCCTGCAAGGCATATATTCAGCGGCAGATGGAGATTGTGGGGCGAGAGGTCACAGGTGACCAGATCGAAGAGATGTTGGAGAGCGGTCATTGGAACGTCTTCAGTGAGAATATGGTTTCAGAAGGTAAAACGGCCCGGTCTGCACTCATCCAGATCGAGAGCCGACATACGGAACTGCTACAGCTGGAGAGACGCATTCAGAGCCTTCATGAGGTGTTTCTGGATGTGGCCATGTTAGTAGAAGAGCAGAGATCAATGATAGACTACATTCACACCAATGTTCAGTCAACTGAGGTGGAGGTCAGAGACGTCCTTGTGAAGCTGGAGCGAGCCAAGAGACATGATAGGAGCAATCCGTTTAAGAAAATGTTCTTCTGGAAACGATGA
- the LOC113077464 gene encoding syntaxin-11-like, with the protein MRDRLNHLQSISESNSHLEELESDSFSNVDLEEEFRQQAVIFDNSDEMESVLDEAQDTRREIQLIRLEVKRLKDQNTRLLSQPTRTTQVKQDANVIVGDIKTRGQDVLARLQKMDAHTKELEEEHGINSAVARIARTQYTTLSNNFRDVMTEYNDAEMDHKDSCKRHIQRQMEIVGREVTGDQIDEMLENGQWNIFNDNVMSEGKTARSALNQIESRHRDLLDLESRLKSLHEVFLDVAMLVEEQGPMTDYILNNVQKTDAKLGEVLIKLGQAKRHDNNNPFKKMFCGCFPCAKH; encoded by the coding sequence ATGAGGGACAGACTGAATCATCTCCAGTCCATTTCAGAGTCTAACAGCCATCTAGAGGAGCTGGAATCCGACTCTTTCAGCAATGTTGATCTGGAGGAGGAATTCAGACAGCAGGCCGTCATTTTTGACAACAGTGATGAGATGGAGTCTGTGCTCGATGAGGCTCAGGACACTAGGCGTGAGATTCAGCTCATTCGCCTCGAGGTGAAGCGTCTCAAGGATCAAAATACACGTTTACTTAGTCAACCAACTCGTACAACTCAGGTAAAGCAGGATGCTAATGTCATCGTAGGTGACATCAAGACACGTGGACAGGATGTTCTGGCACGTCTACAAAAAATGGACGCCCACACCAAAGAGCTCGAAGAGGAGCATGGCATCAACTCAGCTGTGGCGAGAATCGCCCGAACACAGTACACCACCCTAAGCAACAACTTCCGAGACGTAATGACAGAGTACAATGATGCTGAGATGGATCACAAAGATTCGTGCAAGCGTCATATTCAAAGGCAAATGGAGATTGTGGGCCGAGAGGTGACAGGTGACCAGATTGACGAGATGCTGGAGAATGGTCAGTGGAACATCTTCAATGATAACGTCATGTCAGAAGGGAAAACGGCTCGTTCTGCACTCAACCAGATTGAGAGCCGACATCGCGACCTGCTGGATTTAGAAAGCCGACTCAAGAGCCTTCATGAAGTTTTCCTGGATGTGGCTATGCTTGTAGAGGAACAGGGACCCATGACAGACTACATCTTAAACAATGTTCAAAAAACCGATGCCAAGCTTGGTGAAGTCCTTATCAAACTGGGACAGGCCAAGAGACATGACAATAACAACCCATTCAAGAAAATGTTCTGTGGATGCTTTCCATGTGCTAAACACTGA
- the LOC113077465 gene encoding histidine triad nucleotide-binding protein 3-like, protein MSGEKCDTDDNQDSSADCVKQTCVFCKIANRDDPSTEILAEDEDIVCFKDIDPGAPHHYLVIPKKHIHSCLSLQADDINLVKKMADMGRDVLKAKNVTNLEDISLGFHVPPYITVPHLHLHVLAPFSQSFRWSRCKYTAIWYLTEETLLKKLMGDKKRKPWRCNNCMLPCVAL, encoded by the exons ATGTCTGGAGAAAAGTGTGACACTGATGATAATCAAGATTCTTCTGCCGACTGTGTTAAACAAActtgtgttttctgtaaaatcGCAAACAGGGACGATCCATCCACTGAGATATTGGCGGAA gaTGAGGACATTGTTTGTTTCAAGGACATTGATCCAGGTGCACCTCATCACTACCTGGTTATACCAAAGAAACATATCCATAGCTGTTTGTCACTCCAAGCAGATGATATAAATCTAG TGAAGAAGATGGCAGATATGGGAAGAGATGTACTGAAAGCCAAGAATGTCACAAATTTGGAAGACATCAG TCTAGGTTTCCACGTGCCTCCTTATATCACTGTTCCGCACCTGCACCTCCATGTTCTAGCACCTTTCAGTCAGTCGTTTAGATGGTCACGGTGCAAGTATACAGCCATCTGGTACCTCACT GAGGAGACGCTGCTTAAGAAACTGATGggggataaaaaaagaaaaccatggAGATGTAACAATTGCATGCTGCCTTGTGTAGCGTTGTGA